One part of the bacterium genome encodes these proteins:
- a CDS encoding HNH endonuclease, whose translation MRADVLGPADVVARVCGALLREDCDTARAIAVAEYPFIRHANTGRKYTELQSMRVFLRDRFTDRYSGARLVFPATLRLLSKVMPEEFPAHPNWKMSDCHIAYWELFPTIDHVVPVARGGSDDEPNWVTTSMLRNAAKSNWTLGELGWSLRSVDPDDAWDGLVCWCLDYLAARPEHLSDKYIARWHRAALTALETST comes from the coding sequence ATGCGGGCTGACGTTCTAGGGCCGGCCGACGTCGTCGCGCGGGTCTGCGGCGCTCTGCTCCGCGAGGATTGCGACACCGCGCGAGCGATTGCCGTTGCCGAGTATCCCTTCATTCGCCACGCGAACACGGGCCGCAAGTACACGGAGCTTCAGTCGATGCGCGTGTTCTTGCGTGACCGCTTCACCGACCGCTACTCCGGCGCGCGCCTCGTTTTTCCTGCGACCCTGCGACTGCTCTCGAAGGTCATGCCCGAGGAGTTTCCTGCTCATCCCAACTGGAAGATGAGCGATTGCCACATCGCGTATTGGGAGCTCTTCCCGACCATCGATCACGTGGTGCCGGTCGCGCGCGGCGGTTCCGACGACGAGCCCAACTGGGTGACCACGTCGATGCTCCGAAACGCTGCGAAGTCGAATTGGACGCTCGGCGAGCTCGGCTGGTCGCTGCGCTCCGTCGATCCCGACGACGCCTGGGATGGCCTTGTGTGCTGGTGCCTCGACTACCTCGCGGCTCGCCCCGAGCACCTCTCCGACAAGTACATCGCCCGCTGGCACCGAGCCGCCCTAACGGCTCTCGAGACATCGACATGA
- the lpxC gene encoding UDP-3-O-acyl-N-acetylglucosamine deacetylase — translation MADNAEKQRTIARTVELTGIGLHTGNLCRMRYLPADAETGYLFRRVDLPGKPEIKALADYVTDTSRGTTLGSGEVEVHTVEHILSALSGCGVDNAVIEVDSSEPPVTDGSALPFANALNDAGRVEQDAPRRYLEPRRPIVHDIGTAQMLVLPHPGPLRVSLALHFDHPVLQSQYLDFSVEDGRFAEEIAPARTFCFLHEVQALRRAGLIRGGSLACAIVIGDEEILNDNLRFADEFVRHKVLDLLGDLTLVGATLRAHVISIKGGHTTNVGLARKIRAELM, via the coding sequence GTGGCGGATAACGCGGAAAAGCAGAGGACCATCGCCCGTACGGTGGAACTGACGGGAATCGGTCTCCACACCGGTAATCTCTGCCGGATGCGGTACCTGCCCGCCGATGCGGAGACGGGTTACCTCTTCCGGAGGGTGGACCTGCCCGGGAAGCCCGAGATAAAAGCCCTCGCCGATTACGTGACGGACACCTCCCGGGGCACGACCCTGGGGTCGGGCGAGGTGGAGGTCCACACCGTGGAGCACATCCTCAGTGCCCTCTCCGGCTGCGGGGTAGACAACGCGGTCATCGAGGTGGACTCCAGCGAGCCCCCCGTAACCGACGGGAGCGCCCTGCCCTTCGCGAATGCGTTAAATGACGCGGGCCGCGTGGAGCAGGACGCCCCGCGGCGCTACCTGGAGCCCAGACGGCCCATCGTCCATGACATCGGCACGGCCCAGATGCTCGTCCTGCCGCATCCCGGACCGCTCCGGGTCTCCCTGGCCCTCCACTTCGACCACCCCGTGCTGCAAAGCCAGTACCTGGACTTCAGCGTCGAGGACGGTCGGTTTGCCGAAGAGATAGCGCCCGCCCGCACCTTCTGCTTCCTCCACGAGGTCCAGGCCCTGCGCCGCGCCGGGCTGATCCGCGGCGGTTCGCTGGCCTGCGCCATCGTCATCGGCGATGAGGAGATATTGAACGACAACCTGCGCTTCGCCGACGAGTTCGTCCGTCACAAGGTCCTCGACCTCCTCGGCGACCTCACCCTGGTGGGCGCGACGCTCCGGGCCCACGTCATCAGCATCAAGGGAGGGCACACCACCAACGTGGGGCTGGCGCGTAAAATCCGGGCGGAGCTCATGTGA